In one window of Paraburkholderia phymatum STM815 DNA:
- the fixL gene encoding oxygen sensor histidine kinase FixL, which produces MLTDRLFARSARSAGPSADSSPSRWHHGPWWSNSYLLTPLLSILVFLVVMSLILWSLNRREQQQQEDTLYRNVAWAQQQIRLSMTGAQEQLQALARDLVSGRADPHSFQVSTADIMQGHPEILYMNWYTSAQQPRWPNNALPVLGQRLAKPNDQQMDEAVKAAFAEAKNTRRQVYSPLMYDDVGNGYITLQTPVYRDRDFLGTVAAVFSIEGILKRDIPPELSAKYKISIIDINNRELATTSTRPRLPRDAYYDLPLDPPGQGVSVRVYAYPQMTNFTNNTLVWLVAGLSCFVLWSLWSLWKHTRQRFEAQQALYAEAFFRRAMENSVLIGMRVLDMHGRITHVNPAFCRMTGWDESDLVGKNAPFPYWPRDSYPEMQRQLDMTLRGKAPSSGFELRVRRKDGSLFHARLYVSPLIDSSGRQTGWMSSMTDITEPKRAREELAAAHERFTTVLESLDAAVSVLAADEAELLFANRYYRHLFGIRPDGHLELAGGGGFDSSAASSDSIDMVDAFAGLPATALTESTADAQEVYVQGIQKWFEVRRQYIQWVDGHLAQMQIATDITTRKQAQELARQQDEKLQFTSRLMTMGEMASSLAHELNQPLAAINNYCSGTVALVKSGRTTPDNLLPVLEKTAQQAVRAGMIIKRIREFVKRSEPKRQATRVSDIVADAVGLAEIEARKRRIRIVTDMRSRLPVIYVDPVLIEQVLVNLLKNAAEAMHDARPDAVDPVIRVVVKLDSGFVCISVVDQGPGVDEATAERLFEPFYSTKSDGMGMGLNICRSIIESHRGRLWVVNNVESDGHITGATFHCSLPIGEPDGPSNGGSEAPTPQTVTGEL; this is translated from the coding sequence ATGTTGACCGATCGACTTTTCGCACGCTCGGCACGCTCTGCCGGACCGTCGGCGGATTCGTCGCCGTCACGCTGGCACCACGGACCTTGGTGGTCGAATTCCTATTTGCTGACGCCGCTGCTGTCGATCCTGGTCTTCCTGGTCGTCATGAGCCTGATCCTGTGGAGCCTGAACCGGCGAGAACAGCAACAGCAGGAAGACACGCTTTATCGCAACGTCGCGTGGGCGCAGCAGCAAATCCGCCTCTCGATGACGGGCGCGCAGGAACAGCTTCAGGCGCTCGCGCGCGACCTGGTTTCGGGCCGCGCGGACCCGCACTCCTTCCAGGTGTCGACGGCCGACATCATGCAGGGGCATCCCGAGATCCTCTACATGAACTGGTACACCAGCGCGCAGCAGCCGCGCTGGCCGAACAACGCGTTGCCCGTGCTGGGCCAGCGCCTTGCCAAGCCCAATGACCAGCAGATGGACGAGGCCGTCAAGGCGGCCTTCGCCGAAGCGAAGAACACGCGCCGCCAGGTCTACTCGCCGCTGATGTACGACGACGTCGGCAATGGCTACATCACCCTGCAAACACCCGTTTATCGCGACCGCGACTTTCTCGGCACAGTCGCGGCCGTGTTCTCGATCGAAGGGATCCTGAAGCGCGACATCCCACCGGAGCTGTCCGCGAAGTACAAGATCTCGATCATCGACATCAACAACCGCGAGCTCGCCACCACCTCGACGCGCCCCCGCCTGCCGCGCGACGCATACTACGACCTGCCCCTCGACCCGCCCGGCCAGGGCGTGTCGGTGCGCGTCTATGCGTATCCGCAGATGACCAACTTCACGAACAACACGCTCGTGTGGCTGGTCGCGGGTCTGTCGTGTTTTGTCCTGTGGAGCCTGTGGAGTCTGTGGAAGCACACGCGCCAGCGCTTCGAGGCGCAACAGGCGCTGTACGCGGAAGCGTTTTTCCGCCGCGCGATGGAAAACTCCGTGCTGATCGGCATGCGCGTGCTCGATATGCATGGGCGCATCACGCACGTGAACCCCGCCTTCTGCCGCATGACGGGCTGGGACGAAAGCGATCTGGTGGGCAAGAATGCACCGTTCCCGTACTGGCCGCGCGACTCGTATCCCGAGATGCAGCGTCAGCTCGACATGACCTTGCGCGGCAAGGCGCCTTCGTCCGGCTTCGAGCTGCGCGTGCGCCGCAAGGACGGCTCCCTGTTCCACGCACGCCTGTACGTGTCGCCGCTGATCGACAGCTCGGGCCGACAGACGGGCTGGATGTCGTCGATGACGGACATCACAGAGCCGAAGCGCGCTCGCGAAGAACTCGCCGCCGCGCACGAGCGCTTCACGACGGTGCTCGAAAGCCTCGATGCCGCCGTGTCCGTGCTCGCCGCCGACGAAGCCGAGCTGCTGTTCGCGAATCGCTATTACCGCCACCTGTTCGGCATCCGCCCCGACGGCCATCTCGAACTCGCGGGAGGCGGCGGCTTCGACAGTTCGGCGGCCTCGTCGGATTCGATCGACATGGTCGACGCGTTCGCCGGCCTGCCCGCCACCGCGCTCACGGAAAGCACGGCCGACGCGCAGGAAGTCTACGTGCAGGGGATCCAGAAGTGGTTCGAAGTGCGACGCCAGTACATCCAGTGGGTGGACGGCCATCTCGCGCAGATGCAGATTGCGACCGACATCACCACCCGCAAGCAGGCGCAGGAACTGGCGCGCCAGCAGGACGAGAAGCTGCAGTTCACGAGCCGCCTGATGACGATGGGCGAAATGGCGTCGTCGCTCGCGCACGAACTAAACCAGCCTCTTGCGGCCATCAATAACTATTGCTCTGGAACCGTCGCACTGGTTAAATCTGGTCGGACGACTCCCGACAACCTGCTACCTGTGCTCGAAAAGACGGCGCAACAAGCCGTGCGGGCCGGCATGATCATCAAGCGCATCCGCGAATTCGTGAAACGCAGCGAACCGAAACGCCAGGCCACCCGGGTCTCCGACATCGTCGCGGACGCCGTGGGCCTTGCCGAGATCGAAGCGCGCAAGCGCCGCATCCGCATCGTGACGGACATGCGCTCGCGTCTGCCCGTGATCTACGTCGACCCCGTGCTGATCGAACAGGTGCTCGTCAACCTGCTGAAGAACGCGGCGGAAGCCATGCACGACGCGCGCCCCGACGCCGTCGATCCCGTCATCCGCGTCGTCGTGAAGCTCGATTCCGGCTTCGTGTGCATCAGCGTCGTCGACCAGGGTCCGGGCGTCGACGAAGCCACGGCCGAACGTCTCTTCGAACCGTTTTACAGCACCAAGTCCGACGGCATGGGCATGGGGCTGAACATTTGCCGTTCGATCATCGAATCGCATCGCGGACGCCTGTGGGTGGTCAACAACGTCGAGTCCGACGGCCACATCACGGGTGCCACTTTCCATTGCAGTCTGCCTATTGGAGAGCCTGACGGCCCGAGCAACGGCGGGTCCGAGGCGCCGACACCACAAACCGTTACGGGAGAGCTATGA
- the fixJ gene encoding oxygen response regulator transcription factor FixJ, which yields MNTPVTTQETVFVVDDDEAVRDSLRWLLEANGYRVQCFSSAEQFIDAWQPHQHPGQIACLILDVRMSGMSGLELQERLIADNTLLPIIFVTGHGDVPMAVSTMKKGAMDFIEKPFDEAELRKLVERMLDKARSESSSVQQQRAAAERLGKLTAREHQVLERIIAGRLNKQIADDLGISIKTVEAHRANIMEKLNVNTVADLLRLALSNKPQPAQ from the coding sequence ATGAACACCCCAGTTACCACACAGGAAACCGTGTTTGTCGTCGACGACGACGAAGCGGTGCGAGATTCGCTGCGCTGGCTGCTGGAAGCAAACGGCTACCGCGTGCAGTGTTTCTCCAGCGCCGAGCAGTTCATCGACGCATGGCAGCCGCATCAGCATCCCGGCCAGATCGCGTGCCTGATCCTCGACGTGCGCATGTCGGGCATGAGCGGCCTCGAACTGCAGGAGCGCCTGATCGCCGACAACACGCTGCTGCCGATCATCTTCGTGACGGGTCACGGCGACGTGCCGATGGCCGTGTCGACGATGAAGAAGGGCGCGATGGACTTCATCGAAAAGCCGTTCGACGAAGCCGAACTGCGCAAGCTGGTCGAGCGCATGCTCGACAAGGCGCGCAGCGAAAGCAGCAGCGTGCAGCAGCAGCGCGCCGCCGCCGAGCGCCTCGGCAAGCTCACGGCACGCGAGCATCAGGTGCTCGAGCGCATCATCGCCGGCCGCCTGAACAAGCAGATCGCCGACGACCTCGGCATCAGCATCAAGACGGTCGAAGCGCATCGCGCGAACATCATGGAAAAGCTCAACGTGAACACGGTGGCCGATCTGCTGCGTCTCGCGTTGTCCAACAAGCCGCAGCCCGCGCAATAA